In a single window of the Candidatus Celerinatantimonas neptuna genome:
- the nemR gene encoding HTH-type transcriptional repressor NemR encodes MNQSKNVRQHILDTAEAIISHKGFSAVGLNEILKAAGTPKGSFYHYFSSKEAFGAALLEYYFQRYIQELESLLNAPDINPKDALMQYWYKWYETQSCQTIQNKCLVVKLAAEVCDLSEDMRHVLQRGVQSAIETLTHTIERTEVVQSSSNSALLAKKLAEGLYQLWLGASLHAKIMHNDQPLEAALETTRTWLNIDLHETSPSG; translated from the coding sequence ATGAATCAAAGTAAAAATGTCCGTCAACATATATTGGATACCGCTGAAGCTATTATCAGCCATAAAGGCTTTTCAGCTGTCGGTCTCAATGAAATTTTAAAAGCAGCAGGGACTCCCAAAGGGTCTTTTTATCACTATTTTTCATCAAAAGAAGCATTCGGAGCGGCATTACTTGAATACTATTTTCAACGATATATTCAGGAACTGGAATCATTACTCAATGCACCAGATATAAACCCCAAAGATGCTTTAATGCAGTACTGGTACAAATGGTATGAAACCCAAAGTTGCCAGACCATCCAAAATAAATGTCTGGTCGTAAAATTAGCAGCAGAAGTCTGTGATCTTTCTGAGGATATGAGACATGTTCTGCAACGGGGCGTTCAGTCAGCGATCGAAACACTCACGCATACGATTGAACGCACTGAGGTAGTTCAATCATCATCTAATTCCGCCTTATTAGCCAAAAAACTCGCTGAAGGATTGTATCAATTATGGCTTGGTGCCAGCCTACATGCCAAAATTATGCATAATGACCAACCGCTTGAAGCAGCTCTGGAAACAACTCGGACATGGCTAAATATCGATTTACATGAAACCAGCCCATCGGGCTGA
- the yqhD gene encoding Alcohol dehydrogenase YqhD produces MNNFNFYNPTQIVFGKETIAKLDELIAIDAKVLLLYGGQSARKTGTLDEVKKALGNRHIDEFGGIEANPTYETLMQAVRLVREKKFDFLLAVGGGSVIDGTKFVAAAACLDETQDPWEMMEQRGANVEKALPFGTILTLPATGSEMNQGSVVTYKAKQAKLAFISVHIYPKFSILDPTKTFTLPPRQISNGVVDAFVHIIEQYLTYPTHAMVQDRFAEGLLQTLIEIGPKALATPQDYEIRANLMWVATLALNGLIGAGVPQDWATHMIGHELTALYGIDHAQTLAIILPGLLQVRRNNKAAKLLQYAERVWQITDGSDDEKIDLAITKTRQFFEQMQIKTHLHNYDINESAFDLIIKQLSDHGMTALGEQQDITPQISRQILTTCL; encoded by the coding sequence ATGAATAATTTTAATTTCTACAATCCAACCCAGATCGTATTCGGTAAAGAAACCATCGCAAAACTAGATGAATTAATTGCTATTGATGCAAAAGTACTTCTTCTCTATGGTGGCCAAAGTGCAAGGAAAACAGGCACATTAGATGAAGTCAAAAAAGCACTCGGTAACCGACATATCGATGAATTTGGTGGTATTGAAGCTAATCCGACATACGAAACGCTGATGCAAGCGGTGCGGTTAGTCCGAGAAAAAAAATTCGATTTTCTGCTGGCCGTTGGCGGTGGCTCGGTGATTGATGGCACAAAATTCGTTGCAGCTGCAGCCTGCCTTGATGAAACTCAGGACCCCTGGGAAATGATGGAACAAAGAGGAGCTAATGTTGAAAAAGCCCTGCCTTTCGGAACCATTCTCACCCTACCGGCAACAGGCTCAGAGATGAATCAAGGCTCAGTTGTTACCTATAAAGCCAAACAGGCAAAACTAGCCTTCATCAGTGTTCATATCTATCCCAAATTCTCGATATTAGATCCAACTAAAACATTTACGTTACCTCCCCGGCAAATTTCAAATGGGGTTGTTGACGCGTTCGTACATATTATCGAGCAATATCTGACTTACCCAACACATGCAATGGTGCAGGATCGCTTTGCTGAAGGACTTTTGCAAACACTCATCGAGATTGGTCCGAAAGCTTTAGCAACGCCTCAGGATTATGAAATACGAGCCAACTTAATGTGGGTTGCAACGCTGGCTCTGAATGGTTTAATCGGTGCCGGTGTACCACAGGACTGGGCAACGCATATGATAGGCCACGAACTTACAGCCCTGTATGGAATTGATCATGCTCAGACACTTGCCATCATCTTACCAGGCCTGTTACAGGTGCGAAGGAACAACAAAGCAGCTAAGCTACTGCAATATGCTGAACGTGTATGGCAAATCACCGATGGGAGCGATGACGAAAAAATCGATCTGGCGATTACCAAGACAAGGCAATTCTTCGAACAAATGCAGATTAAAACACATTTACATAATTATGATATTAACGAATCTGCTTTTGACTTAATCATTAAACAGCTCTCGGATCATGGTATGACAGCATTAGGTGAGCAACAAGACATCACACCACAGATCAGTCGTCAGATACTAACCACCTGCTTATAA
- the arnT_2 gene encoding Undecaprenyl phosphate-alpha-4-amino-4-deoxy-L-arabinose arabinosyl transferase, which translates to MDLWVYRKQQATVALLKHISVEAWVMAGMLIAVTVLYRLQLPVDETRYVSVAWEMWQHHQWLLPTLNGAPYADKPPLLMWLINVAWGLFGVHDWVARMVIPLIGLINFYLVRQIALFFWPQSKSYRVAPLILISMLGWALYLPMTMFDILLSACVLAHLLSWLYWLKTPRLSWVIAAGLFGGLGILTKGPVMLLDSLVVFLCYPLWRMPDMPSVKRFYKAIFAAVLIAILIGLAWAVPAAWIGGKGYAEAIFVKQSFDRIHHSFAHARAWYWYLLMAPLIFFPWSMQWIQQLWRARRVAFNFKWRTLNWSGRLLFCWIVGHVVIFSLISGKQIHYLLPIFPAIALFISELFASKNSMARPWLVSLSLLMFGVSLMVLPQLKLIPVPGSAHFNIIWALLPIGLAISLLITQANHSRLIALCSSSAVMMISLMLVGQPVFKHNYNLRPIAGYVRAVQSRHQLVAFWGKYPDLFQFYGRLDSPLILLSHMPLQQRKNWAAKHPDASVIEVVHHCQPLAEHCWPYRTGYLNALKASDWIKLKRVD; encoded by the coding sequence TTGGATCTTTGGGTTTATCGTAAGCAACAGGCGACTGTTGCGTTATTGAAACATATCTCAGTCGAAGCGTGGGTGATGGCGGGAATGCTGATTGCTGTGACTGTCTTATATCGTCTGCAATTACCGGTTGATGAAACCCGTTATGTATCGGTAGCCTGGGAAATGTGGCAACATCATCAATGGTTGCTCCCTACTCTGAATGGTGCGCCATATGCAGATAAGCCGCCGTTATTAATGTGGCTTATTAACGTGGCCTGGGGATTGTTTGGTGTTCATGACTGGGTTGCCCGTATGGTGATCCCTTTAATTGGATTGATTAATTTCTATCTGGTTCGACAGATTGCCCTTTTTTTCTGGCCTCAGTCTAAGTCTTACCGGGTTGCGCCTCTGATCCTGATTTCGATGTTAGGTTGGGCACTTTATCTGCCCATGACAATGTTTGATATTTTATTGAGTGCCTGTGTTCTTGCGCATCTTCTAAGTTGGTTATATTGGTTGAAGACGCCCCGGTTAAGTTGGGTGATAGCGGCTGGTTTATTTGGTGGATTGGGTATTTTGACGAAAGGTCCTGTAATGTTGTTGGATAGTCTGGTCGTATTTTTATGCTATCCATTGTGGCGAATGCCCGATATGCCTTCAGTTAAACGTTTTTATAAGGCAATATTCGCAGCGGTTCTGATTGCTATTCTTATCGGTTTGGCCTGGGCTGTTCCGGCCGCCTGGATCGGTGGTAAAGGCTATGCTGAAGCGATTTTCGTAAAACAAAGTTTTGATCGTATTCATCATTCATTTGCTCATGCCAGAGCCTGGTATTGGTATCTTTTAATGGCTCCTTTGATCTTTTTCCCATGGTCAATGCAGTGGATCCAACAACTCTGGCGTGCACGTCGGGTTGCATTTAATTTTAAATGGCGGACATTGAATTGGTCGGGTCGACTTCTGTTTTGCTGGATTGTGGGGCACGTGGTCATCTTTAGTTTAATTAGTGGCAAGCAAATTCACTATCTGTTACCTATATTTCCTGCAATTGCTTTGTTTATCAGTGAGTTATTTGCTTCAAAGAACTCTATGGCCAGGCCCTGGTTGGTGAGCCTGTCATTACTGATGTTTGGGGTAAGCTTAATGGTTTTACCTCAATTGAAATTAATACCGGTTCCTGGAAGTGCTCATTTTAATATCATTTGGGCGCTTTTACCGATTGGACTGGCCATTAGTTTGTTAATCACTCAGGCTAATCATTCCCGACTGATAGCATTATGTAGTTCGTCAGCGGTGATGATGATAAGTTTGATGCTCGTCGGGCAACCTGTTTTCAAACACAACTATAACCTAAGGCCCATTGCGGGATATGTAAGGGCGGTTCAGTCTCGTCATCAGCTGGTTGCTTTTTGGGGTAAATATCCTGATCTGTTCCAGTTTTATGGAAGGCTGGACAGCCCGTTGATTTTATTAAGTCATATGCCGCTTCAACAGCGAAAAAACTGGGCGGCTAAGCACCCGGATGCATCTGTAATTGAAGTGGTTCATCACTGTCAGCCATTGGCTGAGCATTGTTGGCCTTACCGCACTGGTTATCTCAATGCACTTAAAGCCAGTGACTGGATCAAACTAAAAAGAGTCGATTAA